A region from the Populus trichocarpa isolate Nisqually-1 chromosome 18, P.trichocarpa_v4.1, whole genome shotgun sequence genome encodes:
- the LOC18107676 gene encoding receptor-like serine/threonine-protein kinase ALE2 isoform X5: MGLVMVPPILQLLGKLSAIGFFFAVQGSTADNISLIPTIFSDIPPIEGTPGPQLQPFRSSVPASESLSTGSNLHPPLALPPLTSAPVPQTITGHVPSYSPSPLIVTKPHNRAPPPLISQGHVPSLSPSFSVTSPTYNTAPPPTLNQGHEPPKPPNAHRREAAVRQTPVSASSAPAAAPSRQSPENSPVSQSNAPEASSLSTHKKDVSFSGAPVPNSVSPAASPSRTSKENQPAAPPIAPATMPSAVPVVSPMGAMPQNSSATHPVMPGEPPAILSGPNVPHPSAPTPSIDDKKDEIPVSAPPNETPTPLSPMSHFPAKAPSTHNAMRHSNDSPISPSSLPKTPLAKQHHSSAPSPSIPFHKQNHESSRISDSAPASSNPTFPPSSKQQGPVMPPSFLPTSRHKQYAFSPLGTPDSSNNASHYRYPKPVIIVSPTPSPTQTAASGWTKMPALSPKASPSGFSSRTPKMPPLPPLHTLPPPPPNEDCSTTVCTEPYTNTPPGSPCRCVLPMQVGLGVSVALYTFFPLVSELAQEIAAGVFMKQGQVRIIGANAPSQQLEKTIVLIDLVPLGERFDNSTALLTYLRFWKKQVVINPSFFGDYEVLYVRYLGLPPPPPMAPFGIAIIDDGPYSGNDNNARMIKPLGVDVHKRKRKDGLAGGIIAIIAVSGFVALVLFSAVALALLFKHRDHASQPASVLQPLPPSVVKPSGIAGSLIGSGLSSASLSFASSIPAYTGSAKTFSKSDIERATSSFDASRILGEGGFGLVYSGVLEDGTKVAVKVLKRNDQQGGREFLAEVEMLSRLHHRNLVKLIGICTEECSRSLVYELIANGSVESHLHGVDKESALNWDARIKIALGAARGLAYLHEDSSPRVIHRDFKSSNILLEHDFTPKVSDFGLARTALDEENRHISTQVMGTFGYVAPEYAMTGHLLVKSDVYSYGVVLLELLTGRKPVDMSQPPGQENLVAWARPFLTTKEGLEVIIDPTLATDVPFDSVAKVAAIASMCVQPEVSHRPFMSEVVQALKLVSNECDEAKELDSRSSSQDLSIYMDAEVSAVSGQLRDSLRSQALVHNYDSEPDIERGLVDSYFFSTSDGCGRQGSGSLRRCSSGPLKTGRGRELFQRMRLTGESVSERGTIFKMWPGSH, from the exons ATGGGGCTGGTGATGGTGCCACCCATTCTTCAGCTGCTGGGGAAACTCTCTGCCATTGGCTTTTTTTTCGCAGTTCAAGGATCTACTG CTGACAATATATCCCTAATTCCAACAATTTTTTCTGACATTCCTCCAATAGAAGGAACGCCTGGTCCCCAACTCCAGCCATTCAGAAGCAGTGTGCCAGCCTCAGAGTCTCTGTCAACTG GGTCAAACTTGCACCCTCCACTTGCATTGCCACCACTCACCTCTGCCCCAGTGCCCCAAACAATCACAGGGCATGTACCATCATATTCTCCTAGTCCTCTGATAGTAACAAAACCACATAATAGAGCTCCTCCTCCCTTGATTTCTCAAGGACATGTACCATCCTTGTCACCAAGTTTTTCAGTTACATCTCCAACGTATAATACAGCTCCTCCACCCACACTTAATCAAGGGCATGAGCCACCTAAGCCACCAAATGCTCATCGAAGAGAGGCAGCAGTTAGACAGACTCCTGTCTCTGCGTCAAGTGCGCCAG CTGCAGCACCTTCGAGACAGTCACCAGAAAATTCACCAGTCAGCCAATCAAATGCACCTGAAGCTTCATCACTAAGTACTCATAAAAAAGATGTATCCTTCAGTGGGGCTCCTGTCCCAAATTCAGTTTCTCCAG CTGCATCTCCATCAAGGacttcaaaagaaaatcaaCCAGCAGCCCCCCCTATTGCACCAGCAACGATGCCATCTG CAGTTCCGGTTGTATCACCAATGGGAGCCATGCCACAAAATTCATCAGCAACCCACCCAGTCATGCCTGGAGAACCCCCTGCTATATTATCAG GTCCAAATGTCCCCCATCCATCTGCTCCTACCCCAAGCATTGATGATAAGAAAGATGAAATTCCAGTTTCTGCACCGCCAAATGAAACACCCACACCTTTATCTCCCATGAGCCATTTTCCAGCTAAAG CTCCTTCCACGCACAATGCCATGAGGCACTCTAATGACTCTCCCATTTCTCCTTCATCATTGCCGAAAACTCCTCTGGCTAAACAGCATCACTCTTCTGCGCCTTCACCTTCTATCCCATTTCATAAACAGAACCATGAAAGCAGCAGAATCAGTGACTCTGCTCCTGCATCCTCAAATCCAACATTTCCGCCATCTTCAAAACAGCAAG GTCCAGTCATGCCTCCATCATTTCTTCCAACAAGCAGGCATAAACAATATGCTTTCTCACCCCTTGGTACTCCAG ATTCTTCAAATAATGCATCACACTACCGCTATCCTAAACCAGTGATCATTGTCTCACCCACTCCTTCACCCACTCAAACTGCAGCATCTGGATGGACAAAAA TGCCAGCTCTTTCCCCTAAAGCTTCTCCTTCTGGGTTTTCTTCAAGAACTCCCAAGATGCCCCCCCTGCCACCACTCCACACATTGCCACCTCCACCTCCTAATGAAG ATTGTTCAACGACTGTGTGCACAGAGCCATACACAAATACTCCTCCTGGGTCACCATGTCGCTGTGTCTTGCCCATGCAAGTAGGACTGGGCGTTAGTGTTGCACTGTATACCTTTTTCCCTTTAGTTTCAGAGCTTGCTCAGGAAATTGCTGCTGGCGTTTTTATGAAACAAGGTCAAGTTCGCATTATAGGGGCCAATGCCCCCAGCCAGCAGCTAGAGAAGACAATCGTCCTTATTGACTTGGTTCCCCTTGGAGAAAGATTTGACAATTCAACTGCCCTTTTGACTTATCTaagattttggaaaaaacaagtTGTTATAAACCCTTCTTTTTTTGGTGACTATGAAGTATTATATGTGCGTTATCTAG GTttacctccacctccacctatGGCACCTTTTGGAATTGCAATAATCGATGATGGGCCATATTCTGGCAATGACAACAACGCAAGGATGATAAAGCCCCTAGGGGTTGATGTCCATAAAAGGAAGCGTAAAGATGGGCTTGCTGGTGGCATCATTGCTATTATTGCTGTGTCTGGTTTTGTAGCACTAGTTTTATTCTCTGCTGTTGCTTTGGCATTGCTGTTTAAACATAGAGATCATGCTAGTCAACCGGCATCAGTCCTGCAGCCATTGCCACCTTCAGTTGTGAAACCATCAG GTATTGCTGGGTCATTGATTGGAAGTGGTCTTAGTTCTGCCTCATTGTCCTTTGCATCTAGTATTCCAGCGTACACAGGATCTGCTAAGACCTTCAGCAAAAGTGACATAGAGCGGGCCACTAGTAGCTTTGATGCTTCAAGAATACTCGGGGAGGGTGGCTTTGGGCTTGTTTACAGTGGTGTTTTAGAAGACGGGACCAAAGTTGCTGTAAAAGTTCTAAAGAGAAATGATCAGCAAGGTGGTCGAGAATTCTTGGCAGAAGTTGAGATGCTTAGCCGCCTTCATCACAGAAATTTAGTCAAGTTGATTGGAATATGCACAGAGGAATGTTCACGCAGCTTGGTCTACGAGCTCATAGCAAATGGCAGTGTCGAATCTCATCTACATG GGGTTGATAAAGAATCTGCTCTTAATTGGGATGCTCGGATCAAGATAGCACTTGGTGCAGCTCGAGGTCTAGCTTATCTACATGAGGATTCAAGCCCTCGTGTGATACACAGGGACTTCAAGTCAAGCAACATTTTGTTGGAACATGATTTCACACCAAAAGTCTCAGACTTTGGTTTGGCTAGGACTGCCTTGGATGAGGAAAATAGGCACATATCAACGCAGGTCATGGGAACTTTTGG GTATGTCGCTCCAGAGTATGCAATGACTGGCCATCTTCTTGTGAAGAGTGATGTTTACAGTTATGGTGTAGTCCTTCTTGAGCTCCTAACAGGACGAAAACCAGTGGATATGTCCCAGCCACCTGGTCAAGAGAATCTAGTTGCATGGGCTCGTCCATTTCTAACAACTAAAGAAGGGCTTGAAGTAATTATAGATCCGACTCTAGCAACTGATGTACCTTTTGATAGTGTGGCCAAAGTAGCAGCTATTGCATCAATGTGTGTTCAACCAGAGGTATCACACCGTCCTTTTATGAGTGAGGTTGTTCAGGCCTTAAAACTAGTATCTAATGAGTGTGATGAGGCAAAGGAACTGGATTCCAGGAGTTCCAGCCAAGATTTATCTATTTACATGGATGCTGAGGTCAGTGCAGTCTCAGGACAGCTTCGGGATTCTTTACGAAGTCAGGCCCTAGTACATAATTATGATTCCGAGCCAGATATAGAAAGGGGACTCGtggattcatattttttcagtACATCAGACGGGTGTGGGAGGCAGGGCTCTGGATCATTGAGGAGATGCTCGTCAGGTCCATTGAAAACAGGAAGGGGCAGAGAGTTGTTTCAGAGAATGAGATTGACAGGGGAAAGTGTGAGTGAACGTGGAACCATCTTCAAAATGTGGCCAGGTTCACATTAA
- the LOC18107676 gene encoding receptor-like serine/threonine-protein kinase ALE2 isoform X2 — protein sequence MGLVMVPPILQLLGKLSAIGFFFAVQGSTADNISLIPTIFSDIPPIEGTPGPQLQPFRSSVPASESLSTGSNLHPPLALPPLTSAPVPQTITGHVPSYSPSPLIVTKPHNRAPPPLISQGHVPSLSPSFSVTSPTYNTAPPPTLNQGHEPPKPPNAHRREAAVRQTPVSASSAPAAAPSRQSPENSPVSQSNAPEASSLSTHKKDVSFSGAPVPNSVSPAASPSRTSKENQPAAPPIAPATMPSVPVVSPMGAMPQNSSATHPVMPGEPPAILSGPNVPHPSAPTPSIDDKKDEIPVSAPPNETPTPLSPMSHFPAKGSFSGIAPSTHNAMRHSNDSPISPSSLPKTPLAKQHHSSAPSPSIPFHKQNHESSRISDSAPASSNPTFPPSSKQQGPVMPPSFLPTSRHKQYAFSPLGTPDSSNNASHYRYPKPVIIVSPTPSPTQTAASGWTKMPALSPKASPSGFSSRTPKMPPLPPLHTLPPPPPNEDCSTTVCTEPYTNTPPGSPCRCVLPMQVGLGVSVALYTFFPLVSELAQEIAAGVFMKQGQVRIIGANAPSQQLEKTIVLIDLVPLGERFDNSTALLTYLRFWKKQVVINPSFFGDYEVLYVRYLGLPPPPPMAPFGIAIIDDGPYSGNDNNARMIKPLGVDVHKRKRKDGLAGGIIAIIAVSGFVALVLFSAVALALLFKHRDHASQPASVLQPLPPSVVKPSGIAGSLIGSGLSSASLSFASSIPAYTGSAKTFSKSDIERATSSFDASRILGEGGFGLVYSGVLEDGTKVAVKVLKRNDQQGGREFLAEVEMLSRLHHRNLVKLIGICTEECSRSLVYELIANGSVESHLHGVDKESALNWDARIKIALGAARGLAYLHEDSSPRVIHRDFKSSNILLEHDFTPKVSDFGLARTALDEENRHISTQVMGTFGYVAPEYAMTGHLLVKSDVYSYGVVLLELLTGRKPVDMSQPPGQENLVAWARPFLTTKEGLEVIIDPTLATDVPFDSVAKVAAIASMCVQPEVSHRPFMSEVVQALKLVSNECDEAKELDSRSSSQDLSIYMDAEVSAVSGQLRDSLRSQALVHNYDSEPDIERGLVDSYFFSTSDGCGRQGSGSLRRCSSGPLKTGRGRELFQRMRLTGESVSERGTIFKMWPGSH from the exons ATGGGGCTGGTGATGGTGCCACCCATTCTTCAGCTGCTGGGGAAACTCTCTGCCATTGGCTTTTTTTTCGCAGTTCAAGGATCTACTG CTGACAATATATCCCTAATTCCAACAATTTTTTCTGACATTCCTCCAATAGAAGGAACGCCTGGTCCCCAACTCCAGCCATTCAGAAGCAGTGTGCCAGCCTCAGAGTCTCTGTCAACTG GGTCAAACTTGCACCCTCCACTTGCATTGCCACCACTCACCTCTGCCCCAGTGCCCCAAACAATCACAGGGCATGTACCATCATATTCTCCTAGTCCTCTGATAGTAACAAAACCACATAATAGAGCTCCTCCTCCCTTGATTTCTCAAGGACATGTACCATCCTTGTCACCAAGTTTTTCAGTTACATCTCCAACGTATAATACAGCTCCTCCACCCACACTTAATCAAGGGCATGAGCCACCTAAGCCACCAAATGCTCATCGAAGAGAGGCAGCAGTTAGACAGACTCCTGTCTCTGCGTCAAGTGCGCCAG CTGCAGCACCTTCGAGACAGTCACCAGAAAATTCACCAGTCAGCCAATCAAATGCACCTGAAGCTTCATCACTAAGTACTCATAAAAAAGATGTATCCTTCAGTGGGGCTCCTGTCCCAAATTCAGTTTCTCCAG CTGCATCTCCATCAAGGacttcaaaagaaaatcaaCCAGCAGCCCCCCCTATTGCACCAGCAACGATGCCATCTG TTCCGGTTGTATCACCAATGGGAGCCATGCCACAAAATTCATCAGCAACCCACCCAGTCATGCCTGGAGAACCCCCTGCTATATTATCAG GTCCAAATGTCCCCCATCCATCTGCTCCTACCCCAAGCATTGATGATAAGAAAGATGAAATTCCAGTTTCTGCACCGCCAAATGAAACACCCACACCTTTATCTCCCATGAGCCATTTTCCAGCTAAAG gttctTTTTCTGGTATAGCTCCTTCCACGCACAATGCCATGAGGCACTCTAATGACTCTCCCATTTCTCCTTCATCATTGCCGAAAACTCCTCTGGCTAAACAGCATCACTCTTCTGCGCCTTCACCTTCTATCCCATTTCATAAACAGAACCATGAAAGCAGCAGAATCAGTGACTCTGCTCCTGCATCCTCAAATCCAACATTTCCGCCATCTTCAAAACAGCAAG GTCCAGTCATGCCTCCATCATTTCTTCCAACAAGCAGGCATAAACAATATGCTTTCTCACCCCTTGGTACTCCAG ATTCTTCAAATAATGCATCACACTACCGCTATCCTAAACCAGTGATCATTGTCTCACCCACTCCTTCACCCACTCAAACTGCAGCATCTGGATGGACAAAAA TGCCAGCTCTTTCCCCTAAAGCTTCTCCTTCTGGGTTTTCTTCAAGAACTCCCAAGATGCCCCCCCTGCCACCACTCCACACATTGCCACCTCCACCTCCTAATGAAG ATTGTTCAACGACTGTGTGCACAGAGCCATACACAAATACTCCTCCTGGGTCACCATGTCGCTGTGTCTTGCCCATGCAAGTAGGACTGGGCGTTAGTGTTGCACTGTATACCTTTTTCCCTTTAGTTTCAGAGCTTGCTCAGGAAATTGCTGCTGGCGTTTTTATGAAACAAGGTCAAGTTCGCATTATAGGGGCCAATGCCCCCAGCCAGCAGCTAGAGAAGACAATCGTCCTTATTGACTTGGTTCCCCTTGGAGAAAGATTTGACAATTCAACTGCCCTTTTGACTTATCTaagattttggaaaaaacaagtTGTTATAAACCCTTCTTTTTTTGGTGACTATGAAGTATTATATGTGCGTTATCTAG GTttacctccacctccacctatGGCACCTTTTGGAATTGCAATAATCGATGATGGGCCATATTCTGGCAATGACAACAACGCAAGGATGATAAAGCCCCTAGGGGTTGATGTCCATAAAAGGAAGCGTAAAGATGGGCTTGCTGGTGGCATCATTGCTATTATTGCTGTGTCTGGTTTTGTAGCACTAGTTTTATTCTCTGCTGTTGCTTTGGCATTGCTGTTTAAACATAGAGATCATGCTAGTCAACCGGCATCAGTCCTGCAGCCATTGCCACCTTCAGTTGTGAAACCATCAG GTATTGCTGGGTCATTGATTGGAAGTGGTCTTAGTTCTGCCTCATTGTCCTTTGCATCTAGTATTCCAGCGTACACAGGATCTGCTAAGACCTTCAGCAAAAGTGACATAGAGCGGGCCACTAGTAGCTTTGATGCTTCAAGAATACTCGGGGAGGGTGGCTTTGGGCTTGTTTACAGTGGTGTTTTAGAAGACGGGACCAAAGTTGCTGTAAAAGTTCTAAAGAGAAATGATCAGCAAGGTGGTCGAGAATTCTTGGCAGAAGTTGAGATGCTTAGCCGCCTTCATCACAGAAATTTAGTCAAGTTGATTGGAATATGCACAGAGGAATGTTCACGCAGCTTGGTCTACGAGCTCATAGCAAATGGCAGTGTCGAATCTCATCTACATG GGGTTGATAAAGAATCTGCTCTTAATTGGGATGCTCGGATCAAGATAGCACTTGGTGCAGCTCGAGGTCTAGCTTATCTACATGAGGATTCAAGCCCTCGTGTGATACACAGGGACTTCAAGTCAAGCAACATTTTGTTGGAACATGATTTCACACCAAAAGTCTCAGACTTTGGTTTGGCTAGGACTGCCTTGGATGAGGAAAATAGGCACATATCAACGCAGGTCATGGGAACTTTTGG GTATGTCGCTCCAGAGTATGCAATGACTGGCCATCTTCTTGTGAAGAGTGATGTTTACAGTTATGGTGTAGTCCTTCTTGAGCTCCTAACAGGACGAAAACCAGTGGATATGTCCCAGCCACCTGGTCAAGAGAATCTAGTTGCATGGGCTCGTCCATTTCTAACAACTAAAGAAGGGCTTGAAGTAATTATAGATCCGACTCTAGCAACTGATGTACCTTTTGATAGTGTGGCCAAAGTAGCAGCTATTGCATCAATGTGTGTTCAACCAGAGGTATCACACCGTCCTTTTATGAGTGAGGTTGTTCAGGCCTTAAAACTAGTATCTAATGAGTGTGATGAGGCAAAGGAACTGGATTCCAGGAGTTCCAGCCAAGATTTATCTATTTACATGGATGCTGAGGTCAGTGCAGTCTCAGGACAGCTTCGGGATTCTTTACGAAGTCAGGCCCTAGTACATAATTATGATTCCGAGCCAGATATAGAAAGGGGACTCGtggattcatattttttcagtACATCAGACGGGTGTGGGAGGCAGGGCTCTGGATCATTGAGGAGATGCTCGTCAGGTCCATTGAAAACAGGAAGGGGCAGAGAGTTGTTTCAGAGAATGAGATTGACAGGGGAAAGTGTGAGTGAACGTGGAACCATCTTCAAAATGTGGCCAGGTTCACATTAA
- the LOC18107676 gene encoding receptor-like serine/threonine-protein kinase ALE2 isoform X4 — protein MGLVMVPPILQLLGKLSAIGFFFAVQGSTADNISLIPTIFSDIPPIEGTPGPQLQPFRSSVPASESLSTGSNLHPPLALPPLTSAPVPQTITGHVPSYSPSPLIVTKPHNRAPPPLISQGHVPSLSPSFSVTSPTYNTAPPPTLNQGHEPPKPPNAHRREAAVRQTPVSASSAPAPSRQSPENSPVSQSNAPEASSLSTHKKDVSFSGAPVPNSVSPAASPSRTSKENQPAAPPIAPATMPSAVPVVSPMGAMPQNSSATHPVMPGEPPAILSGPNVPHPSAPTPSIDDKKDEIPVSAPPNETPTPLSPMSHFPAKGSFSGIAPSTHNAMRHSNDSPISPSSLPKTPLAKQHHSSAPSPSIPFHKQNHESSRISDSAPASSNPTFPPSSKQQGPVMPPSFLPTSRHKQYAFSPLGTPDSSNNASHYRYPKPVIIVSPTPSPTQTAASGWTKMPALSPKASPSGFSSRTPKMPPLPPLHTLPPPPPNEDCSTTVCTEPYTNTPPGSPCRCVLPMQVGLGVSVALYTFFPLVSELAQEIAAGVFMKQGQVRIIGANAPSQQLEKTIVLIDLVPLGERFDNSTALLTYLRFWKKQVVINPSFFGDYEVLYVRYLGLPPPPPMAPFGIAIIDDGPYSGNDNNARMIKPLGVDVHKRKRKDGLAGGIIAIIAVSGFVALVLFSAVALALLFKHRDHASQPASVLQPLPPSVVKPSGIAGSLIGSGLSSASLSFASSIPAYTGSAKTFSKSDIERATSSFDASRILGEGGFGLVYSGVLEDGTKVAVKVLKRNDQQGGREFLAEVEMLSRLHHRNLVKLIGICTEECSRSLVYELIANGSVESHLHGVDKESALNWDARIKIALGAARGLAYLHEDSSPRVIHRDFKSSNILLEHDFTPKVSDFGLARTALDEENRHISTQVMGTFGYVAPEYAMTGHLLVKSDVYSYGVVLLELLTGRKPVDMSQPPGQENLVAWARPFLTTKEGLEVIIDPTLATDVPFDSVAKVAAIASMCVQPEVSHRPFMSEVVQALKLVSNECDEAKELDSRSSSQDLSIYMDAEVSAVSGQLRDSLRSQALVHNYDSEPDIERGLVDSYFFSTSDGCGRQGSGSLRRCSSGPLKTGRGRELFQRMRLTGESVSERGTIFKMWPGSH, from the exons ATGGGGCTGGTGATGGTGCCACCCATTCTTCAGCTGCTGGGGAAACTCTCTGCCATTGGCTTTTTTTTCGCAGTTCAAGGATCTACTG CTGACAATATATCCCTAATTCCAACAATTTTTTCTGACATTCCTCCAATAGAAGGAACGCCTGGTCCCCAACTCCAGCCATTCAGAAGCAGTGTGCCAGCCTCAGAGTCTCTGTCAACTG GGTCAAACTTGCACCCTCCACTTGCATTGCCACCACTCACCTCTGCCCCAGTGCCCCAAACAATCACAGGGCATGTACCATCATATTCTCCTAGTCCTCTGATAGTAACAAAACCACATAATAGAGCTCCTCCTCCCTTGATTTCTCAAGGACATGTACCATCCTTGTCACCAAGTTTTTCAGTTACATCTCCAACGTATAATACAGCTCCTCCACCCACACTTAATCAAGGGCATGAGCCACCTAAGCCACCAAATGCTCATCGAAGAGAGGCAGCAGTTAGACAGACTCCTGTCTCTGCGTCAAGTGCGCCAG CACCTTCGAGACAGTCACCAGAAAATTCACCAGTCAGCCAATCAAATGCACCTGAAGCTTCATCACTAAGTACTCATAAAAAAGATGTATCCTTCAGTGGGGCTCCTGTCCCAAATTCAGTTTCTCCAG CTGCATCTCCATCAAGGacttcaaaagaaaatcaaCCAGCAGCCCCCCCTATTGCACCAGCAACGATGCCATCTG CAGTTCCGGTTGTATCACCAATGGGAGCCATGCCACAAAATTCATCAGCAACCCACCCAGTCATGCCTGGAGAACCCCCTGCTATATTATCAG GTCCAAATGTCCCCCATCCATCTGCTCCTACCCCAAGCATTGATGATAAGAAAGATGAAATTCCAGTTTCTGCACCGCCAAATGAAACACCCACACCTTTATCTCCCATGAGCCATTTTCCAGCTAAAG gttctTTTTCTGGTATAGCTCCTTCCACGCACAATGCCATGAGGCACTCTAATGACTCTCCCATTTCTCCTTCATCATTGCCGAAAACTCCTCTGGCTAAACAGCATCACTCTTCTGCGCCTTCACCTTCTATCCCATTTCATAAACAGAACCATGAAAGCAGCAGAATCAGTGACTCTGCTCCTGCATCCTCAAATCCAACATTTCCGCCATCTTCAAAACAGCAAG GTCCAGTCATGCCTCCATCATTTCTTCCAACAAGCAGGCATAAACAATATGCTTTCTCACCCCTTGGTACTCCAG ATTCTTCAAATAATGCATCACACTACCGCTATCCTAAACCAGTGATCATTGTCTCACCCACTCCTTCACCCACTCAAACTGCAGCATCTGGATGGACAAAAA TGCCAGCTCTTTCCCCTAAAGCTTCTCCTTCTGGGTTTTCTTCAAGAACTCCCAAGATGCCCCCCCTGCCACCACTCCACACATTGCCACCTCCACCTCCTAATGAAG ATTGTTCAACGACTGTGTGCACAGAGCCATACACAAATACTCCTCCTGGGTCACCATGTCGCTGTGTCTTGCCCATGCAAGTAGGACTGGGCGTTAGTGTTGCACTGTATACCTTTTTCCCTTTAGTTTCAGAGCTTGCTCAGGAAATTGCTGCTGGCGTTTTTATGAAACAAGGTCAAGTTCGCATTATAGGGGCCAATGCCCCCAGCCAGCAGCTAGAGAAGACAATCGTCCTTATTGACTTGGTTCCCCTTGGAGAAAGATTTGACAATTCAACTGCCCTTTTGACTTATCTaagattttggaaaaaacaagtTGTTATAAACCCTTCTTTTTTTGGTGACTATGAAGTATTATATGTGCGTTATCTAG GTttacctccacctccacctatGGCACCTTTTGGAATTGCAATAATCGATGATGGGCCATATTCTGGCAATGACAACAACGCAAGGATGATAAAGCCCCTAGGGGTTGATGTCCATAAAAGGAAGCGTAAAGATGGGCTTGCTGGTGGCATCATTGCTATTATTGCTGTGTCTGGTTTTGTAGCACTAGTTTTATTCTCTGCTGTTGCTTTGGCATTGCTGTTTAAACATAGAGATCATGCTAGTCAACCGGCATCAGTCCTGCAGCCATTGCCACCTTCAGTTGTGAAACCATCAG GTATTGCTGGGTCATTGATTGGAAGTGGTCTTAGTTCTGCCTCATTGTCCTTTGCATCTAGTATTCCAGCGTACACAGGATCTGCTAAGACCTTCAGCAAAAGTGACATAGAGCGGGCCACTAGTAGCTTTGATGCTTCAAGAATACTCGGGGAGGGTGGCTTTGGGCTTGTTTACAGTGGTGTTTTAGAAGACGGGACCAAAGTTGCTGTAAAAGTTCTAAAGAGAAATGATCAGCAAGGTGGTCGAGAATTCTTGGCAGAAGTTGAGATGCTTAGCCGCCTTCATCACAGAAATTTAGTCAAGTTGATTGGAATATGCACAGAGGAATGTTCACGCAGCTTGGTCTACGAGCTCATAGCAAATGGCAGTGTCGAATCTCATCTACATG GGGTTGATAAAGAATCTGCTCTTAATTGGGATGCTCGGATCAAGATAGCACTTGGTGCAGCTCGAGGTCTAGCTTATCTACATGAGGATTCAAGCCCTCGTGTGATACACAGGGACTTCAAGTCAAGCAACATTTTGTTGGAACATGATTTCACACCAAAAGTCTCAGACTTTGGTTTGGCTAGGACTGCCTTGGATGAGGAAAATAGGCACATATCAACGCAGGTCATGGGAACTTTTGG GTATGTCGCTCCAGAGTATGCAATGACTGGCCATCTTCTTGTGAAGAGTGATGTTTACAGTTATGGTGTAGTCCTTCTTGAGCTCCTAACAGGACGAAAACCAGTGGATATGTCCCAGCCACCTGGTCAAGAGAATCTAGTTGCATGGGCTCGTCCATTTCTAACAACTAAAGAAGGGCTTGAAGTAATTATAGATCCGACTCTAGCAACTGATGTACCTTTTGATAGTGTGGCCAAAGTAGCAGCTATTGCATCAATGTGTGTTCAACCAGAGGTATCACACCGTCCTTTTATGAGTGAGGTTGTTCAGGCCTTAAAACTAGTATCTAATGAGTGTGATGAGGCAAAGGAACTGGATTCCAGGAGTTCCAGCCAAGATTTATCTATTTACATGGATGCTGAGGTCAGTGCAGTCTCAGGACAGCTTCGGGATTCTTTACGAAGTCAGGCCCTAGTACATAATTATGATTCCGAGCCAGATATAGAAAGGGGACTCGtggattcatattttttcagtACATCAGACGGGTGTGGGAGGCAGGGCTCTGGATCATTGAGGAGATGCTCGTCAGGTCCATTGAAAACAGGAAGGGGCAGAGAGTTGTTTCAGAGAATGAGATTGACAGGGGAAAGTGTGAGTGAACGTGGAACCATCTTCAAAATGTGGCCAGGTTCACATTAA